The following are from one region of the Paenibacillus sabinae T27 genome:
- a CDS encoding hemolysin family protein, protein MSDPLPGLLRVGLIILLVLLNGFFVSVEYAMVKARGGRIDSLAEEGSKRALSAQGIIRSMDAYLSACQLGITLASLALGWLGEPVIAAMLSPVMSEFGLSRAAVHVCSVILAFLLITVLHIVLGELAPKSIAVNKAETVLLMTAGLIGAFYKLMYPFIWVVNGLAQGLLRMFKLAPVSEMGTAHTEEEIRIIMQESNKSGLIDNTEMALVDNIFEFADTTAREIMIPRTEMICLSIHSPVQENLQIAFEGMRTRYPVCESDKDHIIGFIHMKDLIRENAVNLHELIRPILTVPESIQISALLKTMQKAKTQIAILIDEYGGTSGMVTLEDIMEEIVGEIQDEFDQERAGIEKVGEEEYSLDGLLLIEEVNNRFDMHLETEDYDTIGGWVYSRLEVNPPHKGQFVEFENHLFIIEETENKRISRIKLLKVQPLAEEAGA, encoded by the coding sequence TTGAGCGACCCTTTACCCGGTTTATTGAGAGTTGGTCTGATTATTCTTTTGGTACTGTTAAACGGATTTTTTGTCTCTGTAGAGTACGCGATGGTCAAGGCGCGCGGAGGCCGGATTGATTCGCTGGCTGAGGAAGGCAGCAAGAGAGCGCTGTCGGCTCAGGGAATCATCCGCAGTATGGATGCGTACCTTTCGGCCTGCCAGCTTGGCATTACACTGGCTTCGCTGGCTCTGGGCTGGCTTGGAGAGCCTGTCATCGCGGCGATGTTGTCGCCGGTTATGTCCGAATTCGGGCTGAGCCGTGCGGCGGTGCATGTATGTTCCGTTATCCTTGCCTTTTTATTGATAACTGTTCTTCATATTGTGCTTGGTGAATTGGCTCCGAAGTCGATTGCGGTTAACAAGGCCGAGACGGTGCTGCTGATGACCGCTGGACTGATAGGCGCTTTTTACAAGCTGATGTACCCATTTATTTGGGTGGTGAACGGACTGGCGCAGGGACTTTTGAGAATGTTCAAGCTGGCGCCCGTTTCCGAGATGGGAACGGCGCATACGGAAGAAGAGATCCGGATTATAATGCAGGAGAGTAACAAGAGCGGACTGATCGATAATACCGAAATGGCCCTGGTGGACAATATTTTCGAATTTGCGGACACTACGGCCAGGGAAATCATGATTCCACGGACGGAAATGATATGCCTGAGCATACATTCTCCAGTCCAGGAAAATTTGCAAATCGCTTTTGAAGGCATGCGGACGCGGTATCCGGTATGCGAGAGCGATAAGGATCATATCATCGGTTTCATTCATATGAAGGACTTGATCCGGGAGAACGCGGTGAACCTGCATGAGTTGATTCGGCCGATACTTACGGTACCGGAATCGATTCAGATCAGCGCCCTGCTCAAAACGATGCAAAAAGCGAAGACGCAAATCGCCATTTTGATCGATGAGTATGGAGGCACGTCGGGTATGGTCACTCTTGAGGACATCATGGAAGAGATCGTCGGCGAAATCCAGGACGAATTCGATCAGGAGCGCGCGGGCATCGAGAAAGTGGGCGAGGAGGAGTACTCGCTCGACGGCCTGCTGCTAATTGAAGAAGTGAACAATCGGTTTGATATGCATCTGGAGACGGAGGATTACGACACGATCGGCGGCTGGGTGTATTCCAGACTTGAAGTCAATCCTCCGCATAAAGGGCAATTTGTGGAGTTCGAGAATCATCTGTTCATCATCGAGGAAACCGAGAACAAGCGAATCTCGCGCATTAAGCTCCTGAAGGTTCAGCCACTGGCCGAAGAAGCGGGAGCCTGA
- the gerQ gene encoding spore coat protein GerQ codes for MIMPSYRPVTYSYGSMSAQMPAGTSVPPQVTSGSPMTPGGTVVSAPQPAFEQSYIENILRLNLGKVGTFYMTYENNSEWNAKVFKGVLEAAGRDHIIISDPTTGQRTILLMVNLDYATFDQPLVYQYPGVIGNPPVSRN; via the coding sequence ATGATTATGCCATCTTATCGTCCCGTTACTTATTCGTACGGAAGCATGTCTGCACAAATGCCTGCCGGAACAAGCGTCCCCCCACAGGTGACAAGCGGAAGCCCGATGACTCCGGGCGGAACTGTCGTTTCCGCTCCGCAGCCTGCTTTTGAGCAGTCCTATATTGAAAATATTTTGCGGCTTAACCTGGGCAAGGTCGGTACGTTCTACATGACGTACGAAAACAACAGCGAATGGAACGCCAAAGTGTTCAAGGGCGTCCTGGAAGCCGCGGGCCGGGATCATATCATCATCAGCGATCCGACGACCGGCCAGCGCACGATCCTGCTGATGGTCAATCTGGACTATGCGACCTTTGACCAGCCCCTTGTCTACCAATACCCGGGTGTCATCGGCAATCCGCCGGTTTCCCGGAATTAA
- a CDS encoding cell wall hydrolase, with the protein MAVIKANSEDEKVLARLMRAEAEEDGDLGMLMVGNVGVNRILGNCLDFKNIRSINDMVFQRPGGFEAPTKGYFYQRARERDIRLAKRAIAGERTHPASNALWFFRPVGNCPGTWFNQTNTGRFKAHCFFRPTAQNCPAVY; encoded by the coding sequence GTGGCCGTCATCAAGGCGAATTCGGAAGACGAGAAGGTTCTGGCCCGGCTGATGCGGGCGGAAGCGGAGGAGGACGGGGATCTAGGCATGCTTATGGTGGGCAATGTCGGAGTGAACCGGATACTGGGCAATTGTCTGGATTTTAAAAATATCCGCTCCATCAACGATATGGTGTTTCAGCGGCCTGGAGGATTTGAAGCACCCACCAAAGGGTATTTCTACCAGCGGGCGAGGGAGAGAGACATTCGGCTTGCCAAACGCGCCATCGCTGGCGAAAGAACGCATCCCGCCTCAAATGCGCTCTGGTTTTTCCGTCCCGTTGGCAATTGCCCGGGTACCTGGTTTAACCAGACGAACACCGGACGCTTCAAAGCGCACTGCTTTTTTAGACCTACTGCGCAAAATTGTCCCGCCGTTTACTAA
- a CDS encoding SDR family NAD(P)-dependent oxidoreductase: protein MMYKNKAVIVTGAGRGIGRAVAKAYAGEGAQVVVAELDRELGEQTAEDIRREGGQAVFISCDVSQEADTAAAVRQTVQAFDTVDILINNAGIASPHTSAFYELSAADWDKVMNTNARGCFLMGREAAKVMRNNPDGGAIVNISSTRALMSEPDTEAYAASKGAISSLTHAMAITLGPDGITVNCILPGWIETGDYGALHEIDHTQHPAGRVGVPGDIAKACLYLTSPDNRFVTGAQLVIDGGMTRKMIYEP from the coding sequence ATGATGTATAAAAATAAAGCCGTCATCGTAACCGGAGCGGGCCGGGGAATCGGCCGGGCGGTTGCAAAGGCGTATGCGGGCGAGGGCGCACAAGTGGTTGTTGCGGAGCTGGACCGGGAGCTGGGCGAACAGACCGCGGAGGACATCCGGCGGGAGGGAGGACAAGCGGTCTTTATCTCCTGCGATGTTAGCCAGGAGGCGGATACTGCAGCCGCGGTCCGGCAAACGGTACAGGCTTTCGACACCGTGGATATCCTGATTAATAACGCAGGGATCGCGAGCCCGCATACCTCGGCATTTTACGAGCTGTCGGCGGCGGATTGGGATAAGGTGATGAACACGAACGCCCGGGGCTGCTTTCTGATGGGGCGGGAGGCCGCGAAAGTCATGCGGAACAATCCAGATGGAGGAGCGATCGTGAATATTTCCTCCACCCGCGCCCTGATGTCCGAGCCGGATACCGAAGCGTATGCCGCCTCCAAAGGAGCTATTTCTTCGCTGACCCATGCGATGGCAATCACACTTGGCCCGGACGGCATTACGGTGAACTGCATCCTGCCGGGATGGATCGAAACGGGGGATTACGGCGCGCTGCATGAAATCGACCATACCCAGCATCCTGCGGGAAGAGTCGGTGTCCCGGGCGACATCGCCAAAGCCTGTCTATATTTGACCTCTCCGGACAACCGGTTTGTTACCGGCGCCCAGCTCGTCATTGATGGCGGCATGACCCGCAAGATGATCTATGAGCCCTGA
- a CDS encoding DUF2500 domain-containing protein, with product MGPDLSWMFDFAGTVLPIFFALMIGIVALSAGRGLLAWSRNNRMPVLTVPARIVSRRSEIKQNSTEEGSAARTTMIYYLTFEFENGERAEFKVSGSEYGISAERDQGWLTYQGTRYRGFKREPHFSVAGQR from the coding sequence TTGGGGCCGGACCTATCATGGATGTTTGATTTTGCCGGAACGGTATTGCCGATCTTTTTTGCCTTGATGATAGGCATTGTCGCCCTTTCGGCCGGCAGGGGTCTGCTTGCGTGGAGCAGGAACAACCGGATGCCCGTTCTGACCGTTCCTGCCCGCATTGTATCGAGGCGCAGCGAGATTAAACAGAACTCTACGGAAGAAGGAAGCGCCGCCCGTACGACGATGATCTATTATTTGACCTTTGAATTCGAGAATGGAGAACGGGCGGAATTCAAAGTGAGCGGGAGCGAATACGGGATCAGCGCCGAGCGTGATCAAGGATGGCTGACCTACCAGGGCACCAGGTACCGGGGGTTCAAGCGGGAGCCCCATTTTTCCGTGGCAGGGCAGCGCTAG
- a CDS encoding WD40/YVTN/BNR-like repeat-containing protein, which translates to MPLLALCLKHLRKLFVVLPAALILASCSSPPPEPSPQPQPTEKPEEGQTITLITPDAGNIDSSKASKYQIQTRLTDFHLFSESEGLAWGVTKNALRLYLTRDNGKTWTNISPASAVQFSSNPVYGRDIFFTDSDNGWIIRQTFGMMETIVLRTRDGGKSWKISPLSQGSKISSAYFSSPFKGWLMATWDTEESRESKALYMTDDGGATWKTIMQNDQYSPNSPHPALPVVGIAGGVVFRDGETGLIPLNRSKNPKLYRTVDGGSSWREVKALPASGAFNNYDNVTLGKPEFFGPATGWIPVVGTRKNTAGKVYNGYFTTNGGIDWKWAEFNLGLRTGDNEDVPPTFLNSNDGWIINGNVLYRTTNQGRDWKSLPASTVLISKLSEYPKIVKLQFISKDVGWLLIERSKDKRSILLQTTNGGINWRVM; encoded by the coding sequence TTGCCTTTACTGGCTCTGTGCCTGAAGCATCTGAGAAAATTATTCGTCGTTCTTCCGGCAGCGCTGATTCTGGCATCCTGTTCATCTCCCCCGCCGGAGCCCTCGCCGCAGCCTCAGCCGACGGAGAAGCCGGAAGAAGGGCAGACGATTACTCTGATCACGCCCGATGCGGGCAACATCGACTCGTCCAAGGCGTCGAAATATCAGATTCAGACGCGGTTGACCGACTTTCACCTGTTTAGCGAATCGGAAGGACTGGCTTGGGGCGTGACCAAAAATGCGCTGCGTCTCTACTTGACCCGGGATAACGGGAAGACGTGGACTAATATTTCTCCCGCTTCCGCCGTCCAGTTCTCGTCGAATCCCGTTTACGGCCGGGATATCTTCTTCACGGACTCCGATAACGGCTGGATTATCCGGCAGACGTTCGGAATGATGGAGACCATTGTGCTGCGCACCAGGGACGGGGGGAAGAGCTGGAAAATCTCTCCGCTCAGCCAGGGGAGCAAAATATCTTCGGCTTATTTTTCCTCACCGTTTAAGGGTTGGCTGATGGCAACCTGGGACACCGAGGAGAGCCGCGAGAGCAAGGCGCTGTATATGACGGATGACGGTGGCGCAACCTGGAAGACCATTATGCAAAATGATCAGTATTCGCCGAACTCTCCCCATCCGGCGCTCCCGGTTGTGGGCATAGCCGGCGGAGTGGTGTTCCGGGACGGCGAGACCGGCCTGATTCCACTGAACCGGTCAAAGAATCCGAAGCTGTACCGCACCGTTGACGGCGGATCAAGCTGGAGAGAGGTGAAGGCGCTGCCCGCTTCCGGTGCTTTTAACAATTACGATAACGTAACTTTGGGAAAGCCGGAATTCTTCGGCCCGGCCACCGGCTGGATTCCGGTTGTAGGCACCAGGAAGAATACGGCTGGAAAAGTCTACAACGGCTATTTTACTACTAATGGCGGCATCGATTGGAAATGGGCGGAGTTTAATCTGGGGCTCAGGACCGGAGATAACGAGGATGTGCCGCCAACCTTTCTGAATAGCAATGACGGCTGGATCATTAACGGGAATGTATTATACCGGACAACCAATCAGGGGAGGGACTGGAAGTCGCTTCCAGCCAGTACCGTCTTGATATCCAAACTGTCCGAATATCCGAAGATCGTCAAGCTGCAGTTTATCTCCAAAGACGTCGGTTGGCTGCTGATCGAAAGAAGCAAGGATAAGCGTTCGATCTTGCTCCAGACGACCAATGGCGGCATTAATTGGCGTGTTATGTAA
- a CDS encoding amino acid permease: MNLLRKKTLDASRVSGEGKLNKTLGALDLTALGVGAIIGTGIFVMTGVAAAEHAGPALVLSFVIAALACALSALCYAEFASTLPVSGSAYAYSYVAFGELLAWILGWDLVLEYGVAAAAVSSGWSGYFQGLLEGFGVHLPTALSGAYNADEGTFINLPAVVIILLISYLLTRGVKETARFNEVMVVIKIAVVLLFIFTGIFYVKPENWTPFMPFGFHGIMNGAATVFFAYIGFDALSTAAEEVKRPQRDLPIGIISSLAICTVLYIAVSLVLTGIVPYQSLNVSDPVSFALRFAGQDMIAGLISVGAITGMTTVLLVMLFGLARLLFAISRDGLLPKAMSSVNSKTHTPVRSTWMVGVVIAALTGFIPLDRLANLTSIGTLFAFVVVSLGVIVLRRTHPGLTRGFTVPWVPVIPLLSAAACAYLMYNLGKETWIGFFVWLVAGLAIYALYGYRSSQLNGDSNR; this comes from the coding sequence ATGAATCTACTTCGCAAAAAAACGCTTGACGCTTCCCGGGTAAGCGGCGAGGGCAAGCTGAACAAGACTTTGGGCGCCCTGGATTTGACGGCGCTTGGCGTCGGCGCCATCATCGGCACCGGCATCTTCGTGATGACCGGCGTGGCTGCGGCCGAGCACGCGGGTCCGGCGCTTGTACTTTCTTTTGTCATTGCGGCACTTGCTTGTGCTCTGTCTGCGCTCTGCTATGCCGAGTTCGCCTCGACACTACCTGTATCCGGCAGCGCCTACGCTTACAGCTATGTGGCCTTCGGCGAGCTGCTCGCCTGGATACTGGGCTGGGACCTGGTGCTGGAATACGGGGTGGCCGCCGCCGCGGTAAGCAGCGGGTGGTCGGGTTACTTTCAGGGACTGCTTGAAGGCTTCGGCGTACATTTGCCGACCGCTTTATCGGGAGCGTATAATGCAGACGAGGGAACTTTTATCAATTTGCCGGCAGTGGTCATCATTTTGCTCATCTCCTATCTGCTGACCCGGGGAGTGAAGGAGACGGCCCGCTTCAATGAAGTGATGGTCGTCATCAAGATCGCCGTCGTGCTGCTGTTTATTTTTACCGGCATATTCTATGTAAAGCCCGAGAACTGGACGCCGTTTATGCCGTTTGGCTTTCACGGGATCATGAACGGCGCGGCGACCGTATTCTTTGCCTATATCGGATTTGACGCGCTGTCCACCGCCGCCGAAGAAGTCAAGCGGCCCCAGCGGGATTTGCCTATTGGCATTATCTCCTCGCTGGCCATTTGCACCGTTCTGTACATTGCCGTTTCGCTCGTTCTGACCGGCATCGTTCCTTACCAGAGCCTGAATGTCAGCGATCCGGTGTCTTTTGCCCTGCGGTTCGCCGGACAAGACATGATTGCAGGACTCATTTCTGTCGGCGCGATTACAGGCATGACCACTGTGCTGCTTGTCATGCTGTTCGGCCTGGCGCGGCTGCTATTTGCGATTTCCCGCGACGGCTTGCTGCCAAAGGCCATGTCCAGTGTCAACTCCAAGACACATACGCCCGTCCGAAGCACGTGGATGGTAGGAGTCGTGATTGCGGCTTTGACGGGATTTATTCCGCTTGACCGGCTGGCCAACCTGACGAGCATCGGAACGCTGTTTGCCTTTGTTGTCGTCTCGCTCGGCGTTATCGTGCTGCGTCGTACTCATCCCGGACTTACACGCGGATTTACGGTTCCTTGGGTGCCTGTCATTCCGTTGCTCAGCGCCGCGGCCTGCGCCTATTTAATGTACAATCTCGGCAAGGAGACCTGGATCGGCTTCTTTGTCTGGCTTGTCGCCGGACTTGCGATTTACGCGCTGTACGGATATCGCAGCAGTCAACTGAACGGAGACAGCAACCGTTAA
- a CDS encoding LysE family transporter — protein sequence MFTVSSIVMYMGATVLLILIPGPDLIFAVTQGAANGRRAGVYTAAGLAAGNIVHTLEITIMDTRHYK from the coding sequence TTGTTTACGGTTTCTTCAATTGTCATGTACATGGGGGCGACGGTATTGCTTATTCTTATTCCCGGGCCAGATCTTATCTTCGCGGTGACTCAAGGCGCTGCAAACGGCAGGAGAGCGGGCGTCTATACAGCCGCTGGGCTGGCCGCCGGGAACATTGTCCATACCCTTGAAATTACGATTATGGATACGCGCCATTACAAATGA
- a CDS encoding DUF3900 domain-containing protein: MKFNVRFLSFYVIQVEGKEGQGAKSYKHYQTLDEEEYEHSEIKKFLDGEFTRTAKRKVEKNPNTEQAPTKIGRFLVEPGYDLDSNPNFNQLTRLRAADDVESFHNFGDDLVRSYLDTSAVRGGALIVSQAVLHTHGDDPFVFIMKCDFEPKIARISDERSLISEVEMAISARNMKSIQYPYMLEEGMVEEWELKIHQSSHARYFEDFLKFVTYEQSIPEIVNDHVMEYVQSYVETKWPDESHEERQQTERDLELWAASEKRDIQNKWEPEEVIEAAARIIDIKPEIELKFKIGDTYVKGFLADFGDKIHIASLGDRYALVIEGSSFTFDKGFSPVELLQPEPFDRLADRLLEKKWSEEDGEPGVE; the protein is encoded by the coding sequence ATGAAATTCAACGTCCGGTTTCTGTCCTTTTATGTGATACAGGTCGAAGGAAAAGAAGGGCAAGGCGCGAAATCGTACAAGCATTACCAGACTCTGGATGAAGAAGAGTATGAACACAGCGAGATCAAGAAATTCCTCGACGGGGAGTTTACGCGGACCGCAAAGCGCAAGGTGGAGAAGAATCCAAACACGGAACAGGCCCCGACCAAGATCGGACGGTTTCTGGTGGAGCCGGGGTACGACCTTGACAGCAATCCGAACTTTAATCAGCTGACGCGGCTGCGCGCGGCCGATGACGTGGAATCCTTTCACAATTTCGGGGATGATCTGGTCCGAAGCTACCTTGATACGAGTGCGGTACGCGGGGGAGCGCTTATTGTTTCCCAGGCCGTTCTCCATACCCACGGGGATGATCCGTTCGTGTTCATTATGAAATGCGATTTTGAGCCCAAGATTGCCCGGATTTCCGATGAGCGCAGTTTGATCAGCGAAGTGGAAATGGCGATCAGCGCCCGCAACATGAAGTCGATTCAATATCCTTATATGCTCGAGGAAGGCATGGTGGAGGAGTGGGAGCTCAAGATCCATCAGTCTTCGCACGCCCGGTATTTTGAGGATTTTCTGAAGTTCGTGACGTACGAGCAGTCGATTCCCGAGATTGTGAACGACCATGTCATGGAGTATGTGCAGAGCTACGTGGAGACAAAATGGCCCGACGAGTCCCATGAGGAACGCCAGCAGACCGAGCGCGATCTGGAGCTTTGGGCCGCAAGCGAGAAGCGGGACATCCAGAACAAATGGGAGCCTGAGGAAGTCATTGAAGCGGCGGCGAGGATTATCGACATCAAGCCGGAAATCGAGCTGAAATTCAAAATCGGGGACACCTATGTCAAAGGATTTCTCGCGGATTTCGGCGACAAAATCCATATCGCCTCGCTCGGCGACCGTTATGCGCTTGTGATCGAAGGCTCTTCGTTTACTTTTGATAAAGGATTTTCGCCTGTGGAGCTGCTGCAGCCGGAGCCATTTGACCGGCTGGCGGACCGCCTGCTGGAGAAGAAGTGGTCGGAGGAAGACGGAGAACCCGGAGTAGAATAG
- a CDS encoding tyrosine-type recombinase/integrase, which produces MDEALLEYEEELEAFNVWMKDAGYTPYTQKSYLADIRQFLNSLNGKKLDTVKKLHVISFLTSMRERGVSDTTRNRKHASVSCFFKSLIELELLTANPASGIKKSKTEKNREPVFLDEDDMRLFLAHVDGKYRERNLAIFLLMAYMGLRVGEVHTLGLGDYHPERRTLRVFGKGRKWRNVPVPADIAPYLEQALEERLTPWRGSREDAMFISQKGRRLSIRAIQGIAAETFQRFQSGIPAVRRRAYSSHKLRHSFATMLLRKGADLRTVQELLGHSSIQTTTVYTHITDREKEEAMSRLQLQL; this is translated from the coding sequence ATGGACGAAGCTCTACTGGAGTATGAGGAAGAACTCGAAGCTTTTAACGTCTGGATGAAGGATGCGGGCTATACCCCGTATACCCAAAAATCGTATCTGGCCGATATCCGGCAGTTCCTGAACAGTCTAAACGGCAAGAAACTGGATACTGTCAAAAAGCTGCACGTCATCTCCTTCCTGACCTCCATGCGCGAACGAGGAGTCAGCGACACGACGAGGAACCGCAAGCACGCTTCGGTCAGCTGTTTCTTCAAATCACTGATCGAGCTTGAACTGCTTACCGCCAATCCCGCATCAGGCATCAAGAAGTCCAAGACCGAGAAGAACCGGGAGCCGGTCTTCCTGGACGAGGACGATATGCGGCTTTTTCTGGCTCATGTCGACGGCAAGTACCGAGAGCGCAATCTGGCGATTTTTTTGCTGATGGCCTATATGGGTCTGCGCGTCGGAGAGGTACATACGCTGGGTTTGGGGGATTATCATCCAGAGCGGCGCACCCTGCGCGTCTTCGGCAAAGGCCGCAAATGGCGAAACGTTCCGGTGCCGGCGGACATCGCCCCCTATTTGGAGCAAGCGCTTGAGGAACGGCTGACGCCTTGGCGGGGAAGCAGGGAAGACGCGATGTTCATTTCGCAAAAAGGCCGTCGCCTTTCGATCCGCGCCATCCAAGGGATAGCCGCCGAGACCTTTCAGCGGTTCCAGAGCGGGATTCCGGCTGTTCGCAGGCGTGCTTATTCCAGCCACAAGCTTCGGCATTCTTTTGCTACGATGCTGCTCAGGAAGGGCGCGGATTTGCGGACCGTACAAGAGCTGCTTGGCCATTCCTCGATTCAGACAACGACGGTGTACACCCATATTACGGACAGGGAAAAAGAAGAAGCCATGTCCCGCCTGCAGCTCCAGCTTTAA
- a CDS encoding LysR family transcriptional regulator has protein sequence MESRHLFTFLVVVEAGSFTRAAQKLDYAQSSITAQIQALENELGQPLFNRIGKRITLTDAGRRLLPYAQEISKMHAMAENALRSQSGIGGSLKIGGPESLAAFRLPGIIREYREKYPQVEMILKPGFCWDLREMIRSGEVDLAFLLQPEQEDRDLHIETLVQEEMALVAPVNHRLVRLSAVEPSDLKEETILHTETGCSYRILFEQHLNAHGVYPDPKLEFWSIEAIKQCVMAGLGISFLPLVTVQKELSEGTLARLIWDDESQRVATQVAYHRKKWKSPALEAFMEMVQKHAAGWQRQGVPG, from the coding sequence ATGGAATCCCGTCATCTTTTTACTTTTTTGGTCGTGGTGGAAGCCGGGAGCTTCACCCGGGCCGCGCAGAAGCTGGATTACGCCCAGTCCAGCATTACGGCGCAAATTCAGGCTCTGGAGAACGAGCTGGGTCAACCTCTGTTCAACCGGATCGGCAAAAGAATTACTCTGACCGACGCCGGACGCCGCCTGCTGCCGTATGCCCAGGAGATTTCCAAAATGCACGCCATGGCCGAGAACGCGCTGCGCTCGCAAAGCGGCATCGGTGGATCGCTCAAGATCGGCGGGCCCGAATCCCTTGCGGCTTTCCGGCTGCCCGGAATCATCCGTGAATACCGGGAAAAGTATCCCCAGGTGGAGATGATCTTAAAACCCGGTTTCTGCTGGGATTTGCGGGAAATGATCCGCTCGGGCGAGGTCGATTTGGCCTTTCTGCTGCAGCCCGAGCAGGAGGACCGGGATCTGCATATCGAAACGCTGGTGCAGGAGGAGATGGCGCTCGTGGCGCCGGTGAATCACCGGCTGGTTCGCCTATCCGCAGTCGAGCCGTCCGATCTGAAAGAGGAGACGATTCTGCATACGGAGACGGGCTGTTCGTACCGGATATTGTTTGAGCAGCATTTGAATGCGCATGGCGTGTATCCGGACCCGAAGCTGGAATTCTGGAGCATTGAAGCGATCAAGCAGTGCGTGATGGCCGGTCTGGGCATATCTTTTTTACCGCTGGTTACGGTGCAAAAAGAACTCTCGGAAGGAACGCTTGCGCGGCTGATCTGGGATGATGAATCCCAGCGGGTGGCGACCCAGGTTGCGTATCACCGGAAAAAATGGAAGTCTCCTGCGCTCGAAGCTTTTATGGAAATGGTGCAAAAACATGCGGCGGGGTGGCAGCGCCAAGGTGTTCCCGGCTAA
- a CDS encoding APC family permease, producing the protein MKESNSLQNHIGMPQAIALYIGAVLGSGILIVPGLAAEMAGPASLLAWGFMTLLILPMALSMGLLSAKFPNAGGVSHFVTLAFGERAGTLVGWFFLMSVPIGAPVAALTGGGYMSAAMGWGEPARIALAAAILATGLGMNWVGMQLAGKVQIAVVVAIVAVLVFAFAAALPRMDSASFTPFVPHGWMNVGKATAILFWCFIGWEAVSHLSEEFKDPQRAAVKGVTISAIIVGALYFLTALAVVGTESYLKGSSSSLVWMITRPLGHWGGLVAGLTGLFICTATIIAYVGAASRVAYAMARQGHAPQWMSRMSGRFHTPIGALAFLLLCFTTVMTLYGSGLVSLTTLITFPNATFILTYIGGCAAGIRLLKGSRFGVTISWISFAATAAVFPFTGMAIAYPGIIAVFYLTFSYYNNKRKTAIKTQPAPVKRPEQRSEVS; encoded by the coding sequence ATGAAGGAATCCAATTCGCTGCAAAACCATATCGGGATGCCGCAGGCGATCGCTCTATATATCGGCGCGGTGCTCGGATCGGGGATCCTGATCGTCCCCGGACTGGCAGCGGAAATGGCGGGGCCTGCTTCGCTGCTCGCTTGGGGATTCATGACGCTGCTGATTCTGCCGATGGCGCTCTCGATGGGGCTGCTCTCCGCGAAATTCCCCAACGCCGGCGGCGTATCCCATTTCGTAACGCTTGCTTTCGGAGAACGCGCCGGTACGCTGGTCGGCTGGTTCTTCCTGATGTCCGTCCCGATCGGCGCCCCCGTAGCCGCCCTGACCGGAGGGGGCTATATGTCCGCCGCCATGGGCTGGGGCGAACCGGCGCGAATCGCGCTGGCTGCCGCAATTCTTGCTACAGGGCTCGGCATGAACTGGGTCGGCATGCAGCTCGCCGGAAAAGTGCAAATCGCCGTCGTAGTGGCCATCGTTGCCGTGCTCGTCTTTGCTTTTGCCGCCGCGCTGCCCCGAATGGACAGCGCCTCTTTCACGCCGTTTGTTCCGCACGGCTGGATGAACGTTGGCAAGGCAACGGCCATTCTGTTCTGGTGCTTTATCGGCTGGGAAGCGGTGTCCCATCTGTCCGAAGAATTCAAGGACCCGCAGCGCGCAGCAGTTAAAGGGGTTACCATCTCTGCTATCATTGTCGGCGCGCTCTATTTCCTCACGGCGCTGGCCGTGGTCGGCACCGAAAGCTACCTTAAAGGAAGCTCCTCCTCGCTGGTCTGGATGATCACCCGGCCGCTTGGACATTGGGGCGGACTGGTCGCCGGACTTACGGGTCTGTTCATCTGCACCGCCACGATCATCGCCTATGTCGGCGCCGCTTCAAGGGTGGCCTATGCAATGGCCCGCCAGGGGCACGCCCCTCAGTGGATGAGCCGTATGTCCGGCCGGTTCCATACGCCGATCGGCGCGCTGGCCTTCCTGCTGCTGTGCTTTACAACAGTGATGACACTGTACGGCAGCGGCCTTGTGTCGCTGACTACCCTCATCACCTTCCCGAACGCCACCTTTATCCTGACTTATATCGGAGGCTGCGCGGCGGGAATCCGGCTGCTCAAGGGCAGCCGGTTCGGAGTGACCATCAGCTGGATTTCCTTTGCCGCAACGGCAGCTGTGTTCCCGTTCACCGGAATGGCGATTGCCTACCCCGGCATCATCGCTGTTTTTTATTTGACTTTTTCCTATTATAATAATAAGCGGAAGACGGCCATTAAGACCCAGCCTGCGCCGGTGAAACGCCCGGAGCAGCGGAGTGAAGTGTCCTAA